The Thermoplasmata archaeon genome contains the following window.
TCTGAAAATTCCTGCTTTTTCAGGGTGATTCCTGAATTTTTTAATGGTAAATAAGCGCTCTATCCCAGTTTCGGTTCTGATCATCTCCATACTGAATATAATGTCAACAATCTCTTCGATAGCCATCTCTACTGACTGAGAACCAAGGCTAGTAAGTATTGTTATTAGCGCAGTACCATCATTATGCTGGGTATGAGATTTAATAGTTCTTAATGAGGAGATCATACGAGACCCCTCTCCTAAGCTAAGAAAAAAATCTAATGAATCAATGATCAGCCTGAAAGGTGGTTTTAATTTAGAAATCTCATACGTAATCATGGTCATGAAATCAACTTTTTTGGTTGGGTTATAACGGCTAGGAGTTAATAGTTCTCCAGCAGGGATTCCCTCTTCCCTATATTTACTGATTTCTAACTCTTTTTCCAAAACTGTCCTATAGTAGAGAGATCCAATATTTACAATTTTTATATCTGACTTCCATTTAAAGTTATTAAATATAGAGAGAAGGTCCTCGTCTCTCTCTGCAGTGGTAAAATATACTACATTTTCATCTTCTTCGTGAGATCCTGCAAATTGCTTTGCAAATAATTCTATACCTGCGCCGGGGTTCCCCGTGATCAGTGTAGTATACCCTAAAGGTATACCATCCATCAACCATTCGTCCAGATTTTTTATTCCTGTAGTAGTAACTTTCATAATTTTGAACCCCCTGCTAGTTATTCGCTATTAATTATCTCATCGCTCACTAAATTCAGGGTATTGTTAATCTCCGCATTGCTCTGTTCTTTCATAGAAAGTATGAATAAATAAGAGCTTTTAGCTCTTAAATTAGTTACAAAAATATGCAAGAATTCGGATAAAATTTTTAGATCGTTGTGTATGGCTAGAGAGTTTACAGAATCTATTATTACTAAGCTTGGTCTATCTTTGAATTTTCTGTGCAAAAAATCAATTTTTATCATTATTGTCTCTAACATTGTTGGGCTTTCAACATACAAAATCTTATCACTATATTCTGTAGTGCTCATCATTATGTGCGAGATGCAATCTACAAAGTATAGATTGGCAGTATTGGTCCCGTACATTTCCAAAACACTGTATATGTTTCTAGAAGGTATCGTAGCGGAAATATAAAATATATTTGTACCTTTCTTAGTAGAAAAATCATCAACAAGTGTTTTTATTACATCAAAGTAGGTGTTAATAGAAATCTGTATAGATACCGATGCAGATTCCTGCAAATCTAATAATTTCTTAGAAAAATCTGGAGATAAACTCATAAATTGGTCACCTCACTTCCACACTTCCTCCTTTTAATAAGGGTGCTAATAATATGCCCATTGAGGTCAGATCTAAGACATATTTAGCTCTAGAATGAGTAGTTCCTCTCATCTTTATAATTTGGACAGTTCTTAAGAGGTCCCCTCTTCTTTCTAGATTTCCTAAAAGAACTATCCCATCTGCTATTGCCTCTTCGACGCCATACTGTGAATACCCTTTTGCAGAAGGTAATAGTTCAGATACAAGCAATGTAGTGCATCCTAACTCTGATAATCCTTTGCCTAATCTTAATATAAATTCTCTGATCTTTTCTTCCGTATTCAACCTGTAACAAATTGAGGTAATAGAATCTATAACCAATCGTTTTACATTGAGATCTCTTACCAGAGAGATGATTGAGTTTATTAGTATATCAATTTCATCCATAGAGAATTCTAGCTTGTTTAAACCCAATTTTTCATAAATGTCGGGAAGATCTATAGCTATCATCTTTTTGCTTTTTAGGATCTTATCTGTTAAAAATGTATATGGAATCATATTCTTAAAAAGTTTTTCAGAAGCTTCTGTAACAGATAAATATAGTGAGGTCTCATCATTCTCACAGCCATGAACCAGAAATTCCAAGCTTAATGTAGTTTTTCCAGTACCACAAGAGCCGGTAACTAAAACAGTATTTCCTCTTGGGATACCCCCATTTAATATATTATCTAAGCCTTCAATGCCAGTAATACATCTGGGTACATTTTCCATTTTCTGCTCTATTCGAACCATGGCATGAACTAATACTTACAAACTCATATATAAATTTATCTTGAATTAATAATATATTGAAATAAAAATTTTTTCATAAACATATCTAAAAAGGAATCTGGAAAAATTATCCTTTAATACGTTGTTTTAAATAGTATATTTTTGAGAAATAGTAATAATGTTACAGAAATAAAAAAGAAATAAAAAA
Protein-coding sequences here:
- a CDS encoding ATPase domain-containing protein, with protein sequence MVRIEQKMENVPRCITGIEGLDNILNGGIPRGNTVLVTGSCGTGKTTLSLEFLVHGCENDETSLYLSVTEASEKLFKNMIPYTFLTDKILKSKKMIAIDLPDIYEKLGLNKLEFSMDEIDILINSIISLVRDLNVKRLVIDSITSICYRLNTEEKIREFILRLGKGLSELGCTTLLVSELLPSAKGYSQYGVEEAIADGIVLLGNLERRGDLLRTVQIIKMRGTTHSRAKYVLDLTSMGILLAPLLKGGSVEVR
- a CDS encoding ATPase domain-containing protein, coding for MKVTTTGIKNLDEWLMDGIPLGYTTLITGNPGAGIELFAKQFAGSHEEDENVVYFTTAERDEDLLSIFNNFKWKSDIKIVNIGSLYYRTVLEKELEISKYREEGIPAGELLTPSRYNPTKKVDFMTMITYEISKLKPPFRLIIDSLDFFLSLGEGSRMISSLRTIKSHTQHNDGTALITILTSLGSQSVEMAIEEIVDIIFSMEMIRTETGIERLFTIKKFRNHPEKAGIFRYEVTDSGINIKPFK